Proteins from a single region of Candidatus Binatus sp.:
- a CDS encoding MBL fold metallo-hydrolase: MKVTLVSHASVVIETHGMRVWTDPWLTGKVFNESWSLFPPPAFDRSKLGGIDYLWISHIHPDHFHVPSLNSLPAEFKRRVTILFQDNHAERLFHVLKECGYQNFQVLRHRQQIALGGRSAVYCYSAGTLDSCLGVIEPEGTLFNINDSRLNATDCRRVRSDLGRVDTVLSQFSLAVYNGFQPRESHLRRGAVAVLEKIFRNHQALGAKVTIPFASLMRFSLADNRYMNTFANHPRDVWDYAQKRALGVAILFPGDTYDSSARCDSAAALAKYDAAYETIDQLPYDTPAAMPLPPIKEAFHLMVRHLHEKYPSPLLRMLRAVVVKLPDLNKTVAFSIPADSFSEVESSRPPDLIMSSQPLHLCFFKPYGLQTLSSSAQHTVVRNRANWRIHRALFALNNAQAYGRLKYLLSGDTLRYFGKRLRAAVRYTDLTTAWIRLPYVYRLKRRAN, from the coding sequence GTGAAAGTCACCCTGGTTTCACATGCTTCGGTCGTAATCGAAACGCACGGGATGCGAGTGTGGACCGACCCATGGCTTACGGGGAAGGTATTCAATGAATCGTGGTCGCTGTTCCCGCCGCCCGCGTTTGACCGCTCAAAGCTCGGCGGAATCGACTATCTGTGGATCTCGCATATTCATCCGGATCATTTTCACGTCCCGAGCCTGAATTCGTTGCCGGCTGAATTCAAGCGGCGCGTCACCATCCTGTTCCAGGACAATCACGCGGAGCGCTTGTTCCACGTGCTGAAGGAGTGCGGATACCAGAACTTCCAGGTGCTGCGCCATCGGCAACAGATCGCGCTCGGCGGGCGGAGCGCAGTGTACTGCTACAGCGCAGGCACACTTGATTCATGCCTCGGCGTGATCGAGCCGGAAGGGACTCTATTCAACATCAATGACTCGCGCCTCAACGCGACCGATTGCCGCCGGGTGAGATCGGACCTCGGGCGGGTGGATACGGTGCTCAGCCAGTTCTCGCTCGCGGTCTATAACGGCTTCCAGCCGCGCGAATCCCATTTGCGGCGCGGCGCGGTGGCGGTGCTGGAGAAGATCTTCCGCAATCACCAGGCGCTGGGGGCGAAAGTCACCATCCCGTTCGCGAGCTTGATGCGTTTTTCACTGGCGGACAATCGCTACATGAACACCTTTGCCAATCATCCGCGCGACGTCTGGGACTACGCGCAGAAGCGCGCGCTCGGGGTGGCGATCCTGTTCCCCGGCGACACCTATGATTCATCGGCGCGATGCGATTCGGCGGCGGCGCTCGCAAAATACGACGCGGCTTACGAGACGATCGACCAACTTCCCTACGACACCCCCGCGGCGATGCCGTTGCCGCCGATCAAGGAAGCATTCCATCTGATGGTGCGGCATCTGCATGAGAAGTATCCCAGTCCGCTGCTCAGGATGCTGCGCGCGGTGGTGGTGAAGTTGCCCGATCTGAACAAGACCGTGGCGTTTTCGATTCCGGCCGATTCGTTCAGCGAGGTCGAATCCTCGCGGCCGCCCGACCTGATAATGAGTTCGCAACCGCTGCATCTTTGTTTCTTCAAGCCGTACGGACTGCAGACGCTATCCAGTTCGGCGCAGCATACGGTGGTGCGCAACCGGGCGAACTGGCGAATCCATCGGGCGCTGTTCGCACTGAACAACGCGCAGGCGTATGGCCGGCTCAAGTATCTGCTGAGCGGCGATACCCTGAGATACTTCGGGAAGCGGCTCCGGGCCGCGGTCCGCTACACCGATCTGACGACCGCGTGGATCCGATTGCCCTACGTCTACCGGCTAAAGCGTCGCGCCAACTGA
- a CDS encoding glycosyltransferase family A protein encodes MDRYIAITPARDEERFLPGLIESMAGQVRRPQRWIVIDDGSADATARILDEAARRHDWIEPVHLARNRPREAGGESVIMQFLPRAAWQDVDFIFRLDADLSFAPDFVQLMLNEFAANPRLGIAGATLYERFNDRWHEARGIHSFHTRGATKMYSARCFSVIQPLESCAGWDTIDEMRALMNGFKTQSFRHIRAYHHRPQGAAAGAWRGHFGKGQTAYYVGYSPFFLVARAARMAVTRPVSAICMAAGYFDSRLRGRPNVNDAKLINFIRRQQVRRLLMLDSVWR; translated from the coding sequence ATGGACAGATATATCGCGATAACTCCGGCCCGCGACGAGGAGCGATTCCTGCCCGGGCTGATTGAGAGCATGGCGGGTCAGGTGCGGCGGCCGCAGCGCTGGATCGTGATCGACGATGGTTCGGCCGACGCCACTGCGCGGATCCTCGACGAGGCGGCGCGGCGGCACGACTGGATCGAGCCGGTGCATCTCGCGCGCAATCGTCCGCGCGAAGCGGGCGGCGAATCGGTGATCATGCAATTCCTTCCGCGCGCGGCCTGGCAGGACGTTGATTTCATCTTCCGGCTCGACGCGGACTTGAGTTTCGCGCCCGACTTCGTGCAGTTGATGCTCAACGAATTCGCCGCGAACCCGCGGCTTGGAATCGCCGGCGCGACCCTTTACGAGCGATTTAATGATCGCTGGCATGAAGCGCGCGGCATCCATTCGTTTCATACCCGCGGCGCCACCAAGATGTACTCCGCCAGATGCTTCTCGGTGATTCAGCCGCTCGAAAGCTGCGCCGGCTGGGACACGATCGACGAGATGCGCGCGTTGATGAACGGATTCAAGACGCAAAGCTTTCGCCACATCCGCGCCTACCATCATCGTCCCCAGGGCGCGGCGGCAGGCGCGTGGCGCGGACACTTCGGCAAGGGCCAGACGGCTTACTACGTCGGCTATTCGCCATTCTTCCTTGTCGCGCGAGCGGCGCGGATGGCGGTTACGCGACCCGTCTCCGCGATATGCATGGCTGCGGGATATTTCGACAGCCGGCTTAGAGGGCGTCCGAACGTCAATGACGCGAAATTGATCAACTTCATACGCCGCCAGCAAGTTCGCCGCCTCCTGATGCTGGATTCGGTCTGGCGTTAG
- a CDS encoding helix-turn-helix domain-containing protein, with protein sequence MRREDKFDSKVSRLSGSLEARREFYTVAQLSGLLQINERTLYRIIKTGQLRYHQIGRMMRFRSDDIEEFLRRRRVPSRDRRI encoded by the coding sequence ATGCGGCGGGAAGACAAGTTCGACAGCAAGGTAAGCAGACTATCGGGATCGCTCGAGGCTCGTCGCGAGTTTTACACCGTGGCTCAGCTATCGGGCCTCTTGCAAATCAACGAGCGAACTCTTTATCGGATCATCAAGACCGGCCAACTGCGATACCATCAGATTGGCCGCATGATGCGTTTTCGCAGCGACGATATCGAAGAATTCTTGCGCCGCCGCCGCGTTCCGTCACGCGACCGGCGAATCTGA
- a CDS encoding anhydro-N-acetylmuramic acid kinase yields MSAVRISLEGGKLLAIGLMSGTSHDGVSAAMVEIDEGARPPAKVVAFQTFPYSSRMRGELLEASAGTGVGSAAISTLNVALGRTLGAAAIAIAKEAGVEMSEVAFIGSHGHTFFHRPPRSARRGQPASTLQLGESSEIAAITGVPVVADFRPMDIALGGEGAPLAPLAHQWMFADRKLGRIVQNIGGIGNATYIPPGARLGNPDLIAFDTGPGMGMLDALTSRISAGRMRMDRDGRIAARGHVNDHLLAELMRNPYFKRRPPKSTGREEFGPPLLDQIVIKARRRQIVDFDLVATITALTARSIGDAARDFILPRGRLDQLIATGGGARNPTLMRMLAAELPEVEVLTADKVGVDGDSLEAVAFAILGYQMLRGRQGNLPTVTGARAPAILGKLTLPPTPISES; encoded by the coding sequence ATGAGCGCAGTCAGGATTAGCCTCGAGGGCGGCAAGTTGCTGGCGATCGGCCTGATGTCGGGCACGTCGCACGACGGCGTGAGCGCGGCGATGGTCGAGATCGACGAGGGCGCGCGGCCACCCGCTAAAGTCGTGGCGTTCCAGACTTTTCCCTATTCATCGCGGATGCGCGGCGAACTGCTCGAAGCGTCGGCGGGAACCGGCGTCGGCAGCGCCGCAATCTCGACGCTCAACGTTGCGCTGGGACGCACACTCGGCGCGGCCGCGATCGCGATCGCAAAAGAGGCAGGCGTCGAGATGTCGGAGGTCGCGTTCATCGGCTCGCACGGTCACACGTTTTTTCACCGGCCGCCGCGCAGTGCGCGACGCGGCCAGCCTGCTTCGACGTTGCAACTCGGCGAGTCGTCGGAGATCGCGGCAATCACGGGCGTGCCGGTCGTCGCAGATTTTCGCCCGATGGATATCGCGCTCGGCGGCGAGGGCGCGCCGCTCGCGCCGCTGGCTCATCAATGGATGTTCGCCGATCGCAAGCTCGGACGCATCGTGCAGAACATCGGCGGCATCGGCAACGCGACCTACATCCCGCCGGGCGCGCGCCTCGGCAATCCGGATTTGATCGCGTTCGACACCGGACCTGGAATGGGGATGCTCGACGCGCTCACGTCGCGAATCTCCGCCGGGCGGATGCGGATGGATCGCGACGGGCGGATCGCTGCGCGGGGCCACGTCAACGATCATCTGTTGGCAGAATTGATGCGAAATCCGTACTTCAAACGTCGCCCGCCGAAATCCACCGGCCGCGAGGAATTCGGTCCTCCGTTGCTCGATCAGATCGTCATCAAAGCGCGGCGCCGGCAAATCGTCGATTTCGATCTGGTCGCCACGATCACTGCGTTAACCGCGCGATCGATTGGCGACGCGGCGCGCGATTTCATCCTGCCGCGAGGCCGCCTCGATCAATTGATCGCGACCGGCGGCGGTGCTCGCAATCCCACGCTGATGCGGATGCTGGCCGCGGAACTTCCGGAGGTTGAAGTTTTGACGGCGGACAAAGTGGGCGTCGATGGCGATTCGCTGGAAGCGGTGGCGTTCGCGATTCTCGGCTACCAGATGTTGCGCGGACGCCAGGGCAACCTCCCCACCGTGACCGGCGCGCGCGCGCCCGCGATCCTGGGCAAACTCACGCTCCCGCCAACTCCGATCTCGGAATCCTGA
- a CDS encoding MaoC/PaaZ C-terminal domain-containing protein, whose amino-acid sequence MPLNKDCAGREYPPITTEVTLEAMQNYARAYNDDNPAYFDASRAVGIVAPPMFGVVVTWNAVMGATMDPNVGADLLRSVHGEQDMEFLRPIRPGDVIIAAAKIASIETKVTGETMTVEVNARDRDGKPVQKTLFSIFVRGRRNRDVAAAEPRIVEPDRGAPLYTVAQTIDKDQTFRYAAASGDRNPIHVDETVAKMAGLPGIIVHGLCTMAFTSKVIIDNCCAGDPTRLKRLRVRFSRPVLPGQTITTKVWSDGERDGRLVFAYETFNAEGPAVIKSGLAEVTP is encoded by the coding sequence ATGCCGCTGAACAAAGACTGCGCTGGCCGCGAATATCCGCCGATCACCACCGAAGTCACGCTCGAGGCGATGCAGAATTATGCGCGCGCTTACAACGACGACAATCCCGCGTACTTCGATGCGAGCCGGGCGGTCGGAATCGTCGCGCCGCCGATGTTCGGCGTCGTCGTGACGTGGAACGCGGTAATGGGCGCCACGATGGATCCGAACGTCGGAGCCGATTTGCTGCGCTCGGTGCATGGCGAGCAGGACATGGAATTCCTGCGACCGATTCGGCCCGGCGACGTAATCATTGCGGCCGCAAAAATTGCCTCGATCGAAACCAAGGTCACTGGCGAAACGATGACGGTCGAAGTGAACGCGCGCGATCGCGACGGCAAGCCGGTGCAGAAAACGCTGTTCAGCATTTTCGTTCGCGGGCGCAGAAATCGCGACGTCGCGGCGGCGGAACCGCGCATCGTCGAACCTGATCGCGGCGCGCCGCTGTACACGGTCGCGCAGACGATCGACAAGGACCAGACGTTTCGCTACGCGGCGGCGTCTGGCGATCGCAATCCGATTCACGTCGATGAAACGGTCGCGAAGATGGCGGGCCTGCCCGGCATCATCGTCCACGGCTTGTGCACGATGGCCTTCACGTCGAAGGTCATCATCGACAACTGTTGCGCTGGCGATCCGACGCGTCTCAAGCGGCTGCGCGTACGTTTTTCGCGGCCGGTCCTCCCCGGCCAAACGATCACGACGAAAGTCTGGAGCGACGGCGAAAGAGACGGACGGCTAGTTTTCGCATACGAGACGTTCAACGCCGAGGGACCAGCCGTGATCAAATCCGGGCTCGCGGAAGTCACGCCCTGA
- a CDS encoding NAD(P)-binding domain-containing protein, which produces MSSRSDVAIIGAGPYGLSAAAHLRAAGVEARVFGRTMDFWEGHMPAGMRLRSSWDASHISDPQRRLTLENYQCANRVKLDTPLPLSGFIDYGRWFQREAAPDADPRRVHLVERDANCFRLRLEDGELIEARRVVIATGILPFAYRPPEFDEIPCTLASHSCNHRDLAAFAGRKVTVVGGGQSALESAALLAEAGAQVAVVTRAPGVRWLTRSGRLHRLPARVRRLLYHPTDVGPALLSQLVARPTLFRLLPRDLQEHIAWRSIRPAASSWLMPRVTMVRFTYGRRITNVIRVRDRLRLHLDDGSSRETEHVILATGYRVDIRRYCFLAPELLSAMRVVDGYPELKTGLESSVAGLHFLGAPAARSFGPLVRFVSGAHFASSALTARITNRRAPESVP; this is translated from the coding sequence GTGAGCTCAAGATCCGACGTCGCAATAATAGGCGCAGGCCCGTACGGCTTGTCGGCCGCGGCGCATCTCCGTGCAGCCGGTGTCGAGGCGCGGGTCTTCGGCCGCACGATGGACTTCTGGGAAGGGCACATGCCGGCCGGGATGCGACTGCGCTCCTCCTGGGACGCGAGTCACATCTCCGATCCGCAACGCCGCCTGACACTCGAAAACTATCAGTGCGCCAATCGGGTCAAGCTCGATACTCCGCTGCCGCTTAGCGGATTTATCGATTATGGCCGCTGGTTTCAGCGCGAGGCCGCGCCCGACGCCGATCCGCGGCGAGTGCATCTCGTCGAGCGCGACGCCAATTGCTTTCGTCTGCGACTCGAGGATGGCGAACTGATCGAAGCAAGGCGAGTGGTGATCGCGACCGGAATCCTGCCGTTCGCGTATCGCCCGCCGGAGTTCGACGAAATCCCCTGCACGCTCGCGTCCCATTCCTGCAACCATCGCGATCTCGCCGCCTTCGCCGGAAGGAAAGTGACCGTAGTCGGCGGCGGGCAAAGCGCGCTCGAGTCGGCCGCCCTGCTGGCCGAAGCCGGCGCCCAGGTCGCGGTCGTAACGCGCGCTCCTGGCGTGCGATGGCTCACGCGCAGCGGCCGCCTTCATCGACTGCCGGCGCGGGTTCGCCGCCTGCTCTACCATCCGACCGACGTCGGCCCGGCGCTCCTGAGTCAACTGGTGGCTCGCCCCACGCTCTTCAGGCTCCTGCCGCGCGATCTTCAGGAGCATATCGCATGGCGATCGATCCGCCCCGCGGCATCGTCGTGGCTGATGCCGCGCGTCACGATGGTTCGATTCACTTACGGCCGCAGAATAACCAACGTGATCCGGGTTCGCGATCGGCTTCGCCTTCATCTCGACGACGGAAGCTCGCGCGAGACTGAGCACGTGATTCTCGCGACCGGCTATCGCGTGGACATCAGGCGCTACTGCTTTCTGGCGCCGGAACTGCTCTCGGCCATGAGGGTCGTGGACGGTTATCCGGAACTGAAGACGGGCCTCGAGTCGTCGGTTGCGGGTCTTCACTTCCTCGGTGCGCCAGCGGCGCGCAGCTTCGGTCCGCTGGTGCGCTTCGTCTCCGGCGCCCACTTCGCATCTTCCGCCCTGACCGCACGAATAACCAATCGGCGCGCCCCGGAATCGGTACCCTGA
- the nagA gene encoding N-acetylglucosamine-6-phosphate deacetylase: MTTLGGIIALPDGSTVKGNVSFTDRIARIEESSSAGHDCILPGLIDLQVNGSDGFDVMRATPESLLELGRLLAREGTTAWLPTAVTAPIEQIARSHDAIAEATELSRASGSQSAAILGMHLEGPFISPLRLGAHPKLNLEPRGDSFESVLAMQSLKLITLAPEIPGALDAIGRLVARGVIVSIGHTNATLEEANAGIAAGARMFTHLYNAMRPLNHRDPGVIASALAPSPAFAALIPDGVHVHPEMLRLAWRARGKSGMLIVTDKVLLANAVANPGGSVGRGRASIRDGAVRLADGTLAGSIISMLDGVRLMIDKVGVTIGDAAMLAATNPANLLGAIDRGRIQLDARADLIVLSRALELKAVFLGGRELA; the protein is encoded by the coding sequence ATGACGACGCTCGGCGGCATCATTGCGCTGCCAGACGGTTCGACGGTGAAGGGCAACGTCTCGTTCACCGATCGAATCGCGCGCATCGAGGAATCGTCGAGCGCCGGCCACGACTGCATCCTGCCGGGCCTGATCGACCTGCAGGTCAATGGCTCGGACGGTTTCGACGTGATGAGGGCGACGCCCGAGTCGTTGCTCGAGTTGGGGCGATTGCTCGCGCGCGAGGGCACCACTGCATGGTTGCCGACGGCGGTCACCGCGCCAATCGAGCAAATTGCACGCAGTCACGACGCGATCGCCGAGGCAACTGAGTTGTCGCGCGCATCGGGCAGTCAGTCCGCGGCGATCCTCGGCATGCATCTCGAAGGCCCGTTCATTTCGCCGCTTCGTCTCGGTGCGCATCCGAAGCTGAATCTCGAGCCGCGCGGCGATTCGTTCGAGAGCGTGCTAGCGATGCAATCGCTCAAGCTCATCACGCTCGCGCCAGAAATTCCCGGCGCACTCGACGCGATCGGCCGCCTGGTCGCGCGCGGCGTGATCGTTTCGATCGGGCATACCAACGCAACGCTCGAGGAAGCGAACGCGGGCATCGCGGCGGGCGCGCGGATGTTTACGCATCTGTACAATGCGATGCGCCCGCTGAATCATCGCGACCCCGGCGTGATCGCGAGCGCTCTCGCACCGTCGCCCGCATTTGCGGCGCTGATCCCCGACGGCGTGCATGTGCATCCTGAGATGCTGCGACTCGCGTGGCGTGCGCGCGGAAAAAGCGGGATGCTGATCGTCACCGACAAAGTCCTGCTGGCGAATGCCGTCGCGAATCCCGGCGGCAGTGTCGGGCGCGGCCGAGCGAGCATCCGCGACGGCGCCGTGCGCCTCGCCGACGGCACTCTAGCGGGGAGTATCATCTCGATGCTCGATGGAGTGCGACTCATGATCGACAAGGTCGGCGTCACGATCGGCGATGCGGCGATGCTTGCCGCGACCAATCCCGCAAATCTGCTCGGCGCGATCGATCGGGGGCGCATTCAGCTCGACGCGCGCGCCGATTTGATCGTGCTCAGCCGCGCGTTAGAGTTGAAAGCCGTATTCCTTGGCGGGCGCGAACTCGCCTGA
- a CDS encoding ABC transporter substrate-binding protein: MKITIGLSLSLTGEYAPLARQAETALRLFVADINAGDAIRLGGERCEFVLECHDDASNSSRCAGIYRALCADSRIGIIFGPYSNRLARIAAPVAAETRRIFINHGGAGDELYERGNRMIVGVLSPASDYMRGFIRLLSTLKLWRKRLAIIASPTSFARAVAAGIEKAAAERAARLRGLRIRVKWNGAFDPDASPTKLFPALRRNRVNALVSAGSYEHDVAVMGAVAESPLDIPVLGCVAAGVRRFGADLGEHAEGIVGPSQWEEIATIDPEIGPSPAEFARRMNAAGVDAPDYPSAQAYAAGLLTAAAINEAGSLDTEKIRAAFSDLRTTTLFGGFSIDRVTGRQLGHAMLLVQWHAGRKVIIQPEAHTDVGSLDFPSGWRLLLAGLDALKLSRRDDRPEEYDDANDETKEKNERSQD, encoded by the coding sequence GTGAAAATCACGATCGGCCTCTCGCTGTCGCTGACGGGCGAATACGCGCCGCTCGCGCGTCAAGCTGAGACTGCGCTGCGCCTGTTCGTCGCGGATATCAACGCGGGCGATGCGATCCGTCTCGGCGGCGAGCGCTGCGAATTCGTGCTCGAATGCCACGATGATGCGAGCAACTCGTCGCGATGCGCCGGCATCTATCGCGCACTCTGCGCCGATTCGCGCATCGGCATAATCTTCGGCCCCTACTCGAATCGCCTCGCTCGGATCGCCGCTCCGGTCGCCGCCGAGACGCGCCGCATTTTCATAAATCACGGTGGCGCGGGCGATGAACTGTACGAACGCGGCAATCGAATGATCGTCGGCGTGCTGAGTCCCGCGAGCGATTACATGCGCGGCTTCATCCGCCTGCTGAGCACGCTGAAGCTGTGGCGCAAGCGCCTCGCGATCATCGCGTCGCCGACCTCATTCGCGCGCGCAGTCGCGGCGGGAATCGAAAAGGCTGCCGCGGAACGCGCCGCGCGCCTTCGCGGCCTGCGCATTCGGGTGAAGTGGAACGGCGCGTTCGATCCCGACGCCTCGCCGACGAAACTTTTCCCCGCGCTGCGGCGCAATCGCGTCAACGCGCTAGTCAGCGCCGGCAGCTATGAACACGACGTTGCGGTGATGGGCGCGGTGGCGGAGTCGCCGCTCGATATTCCTGTGCTCGGATGCGTCGCGGCGGGCGTGCGGCGCTTCGGCGCCGACTTGGGCGAGCACGCGGAAGGAATCGTCGGACCGTCGCAGTGGGAGGAAATTGCGACAATCGATCCTGAGATTGGGCCGTCGCCCGCGGAGTTCGCGCGACGAATGAACGCCGCTGGCGTTGACGCTCCCGACTATCCGAGTGCACAGGCGTACGCCGCCGGGTTGCTCACCGCTGCCGCCATCAATGAGGCCGGCAGTCTCGACACCGAAAAAATTCGAGCAGCGTTTTCCGATCTGCGCACCACGACGCTGTTCGGCGGCTTCTCGATCGATCGCGTAACCGGCCGCCAGCTTGGTCACGCGATGCTGCTCGTGCAGTGGCACGCCGGGCGCAAGGTGATTATCCAACCCGAGGCGCACACCGACGTCGGTTCGCTCGATTTTCCATCCGGATGGCGACTGCTGCTTGCGGGCCTTGACGCGCTCAAGTTAAGTCGTCGTGACGATCGTCCCGAGGAATACGACGACGCGAACGACGAAACGAAGGAAAAAAATGAGCGCAGTCAGGATTAG